Proteins co-encoded in one Deltaproteobacteria bacterium genomic window:
- a CDS encoding threonine ammonia-lyase — protein MITLADVHAARARIGTTIYVSPCTSSESLSRLTGTRTYLKLDNLQMTGSFKERGALNRLLTLTPEERTRGVIAASAGNHGLAVAFHARRLGVPATIVMPRFAPLIKVSSARRYGAEVILAGMDFDEALAEAQRIQDERGSVFIPAFNDPAIIAGQGTLGLELLEQLPNFDAVIIPVGGGGLSGGIALALKERGFHGQIIGVQAERVPGMQVALAAGAPTPIQRASTIADGIAVRRVGEHTLPLAQRYLDTIVAVSEAEIARAILLLLETEKTVVEGAAATTLAALLNRPLGLNSKTVILVISGGNIDMNVISRVIEKGLVQEGRLTRISLIIPDRPGALARVSTLVADQGANILEIIHTRGFSRAEIGESEITLTLETSGEEHITQVLTELRTVGYHVFEEELGPAE, from the coding sequence ATGATTACACTCGCTGATGTCCACGCCGCCCGTGCCCGGATCGGCACGACAATCTATGTTTCACCGTGTACCAGCTCTGAGTCACTCAGTCGACTGACAGGCACCCGCACCTATCTCAAGCTCGACAATCTGCAAATGACCGGCTCGTTCAAGGAACGAGGGGCTCTCAATCGCCTGCTGACCCTCACTCCCGAGGAACGTACACGTGGCGTGATTGCGGCGAGCGCTGGCAACCACGGTCTCGCCGTTGCCTTTCATGCGCGAAGGTTAGGAGTGCCAGCAACGATCGTTATGCCACGCTTTGCGCCGTTGATTAAAGTGAGTTCGGCTCGCCGGTACGGTGCCGAGGTCATTCTTGCCGGTATGGATTTCGACGAGGCCCTCGCTGAAGCGCAACGTATACAAGATGAACGTGGCAGCGTGTTCATTCCTGCCTTTAACGACCCAGCCATCATCGCGGGACAAGGCACCCTCGGGCTGGAACTTCTTGAACAACTCCCTAACTTTGATGCGGTTATTATTCCCGTAGGCGGCGGCGGGTTGAGTGGTGGGATTGCTCTCGCTTTGAAAGAGAGGGGCTTTCATGGCCAGATCATTGGTGTGCAAGCGGAGCGCGTCCCTGGAATGCAGGTCGCACTTGCAGCGGGCGCACCGACTCCCATCCAACGAGCATCGACGATAGCCGATGGCATCGCGGTACGGCGAGTTGGTGAACATACGTTACCGTTGGCGCAACGCTATCTTGATACGATTGTGGCAGTGAGTGAGGCTGAAATCGCCCGTGCTATTCTGCTGTTACTGGAAACCGAGAAGACGGTTGTCGAAGGTGCAGCGGCCACAACACTGGCCGCACTGCTCAATCGTCCGTTGGGGCTCAACAGCAAAACGGTCATTCTGGTCATCTCTGGTGGCAATATCGACATGAATGTCATTTCCCGTGTGATCGAGAAAGGCTTAGTACAAGAAGGACGACTCACGCGCATCAGTTTGATCATTCCCGATCGTCCAGGAGCGCTGGCACGGGTCAGCACCCTGGTGGCCGACCAAGGGGCGAACATTCTAGAGATCATTCACACCCGTGGCTTCAGTCGCGCTGAAATTGGCGAATCCGAGATTACGCTGACGTTAGAAACCTCTGGTGAGGAACACATTACACAAGTACTGACTGAACTGCGGACAGTAGGCTATCACGTGTTTGAGGAAGAACTGGGACCGGCAGAATAA
- a CDS encoding nitroreductase produces MAEEINLFEAIRTMRAMRRLRPDPVPDESIRRIIEAGLCAPSGGDVQHWRFIVVKDADTKQQIQQRYKRALDQLLPRYQAAPPPPGKTEGQKQRMLNAVVHLTEHFHEAPVLIVCCLVNDMAKNIGLAKMSGASIYPAVQNMLLAARGLGLGSTLTTRHLLLEKEVNDVLGLPENAETFAILPIGYPMGKFGPVSRQPLKAVTFQDRWGQPYA; encoded by the coding sequence ATGGCGGAGGAGATCAATCTGTTTGAAGCGATACGAACCATGCGGGCAATGCGTCGCCTACGACCCGACCCTGTTCCAGATGAGTCGATTCGCAGAATCATCGAGGCCGGCCTTTGCGCGCCGAGTGGAGGCGATGTCCAACACTGGCGTTTTATTGTGGTCAAAGATGCGGACACCAAGCAACAAATCCAGCAGCGCTACAAACGGGCACTCGATCAGTTGCTCCCGCGTTATCAAGCCGCGCCCCCGCCACCAGGCAAAACCGAAGGGCAAAAGCAACGCATGCTGAATGCGGTCGTGCATCTCACAGAACACTTTCACGAAGCTCCGGTGCTGATTGTCTGTTGCCTCGTCAACGATATGGCAAAAAATATTGGTCTCGCGAAGATGTCCGGCGCCTCAATCTATCCAGCCGTACAAAACATGCTCCTCGCTGCCCGTGGCCTCGGCCTCGGGTCAACGCTCACCACCCGTCACTTGCTGTTAGAAAAAGAAGTGAATGACGTGCTCGGCTTACCGGAGAACGCCGAAACCTTCGCTATTCTCCCCATCGGCTACCCAATGGGCAAATTTGGCCCCGTCTCTCGACAACCGCTCAAAGCTGTTACGTTTCAAGATCGCTGGGGACAACCGTATGCATGA
- a CDS encoding amino acid permease encodes MQNQLFAKKTLHMLEKEMAGENRLHRVLGPVQLTALGIGAIIGTGIFVLTGIAAHDKVGPALTLSFVVAGAACVFAALCYAEFASMVPVAGSAYTYAYATLGELFAWIIGWDLVLEYTVASATVAHGWSHYFQDFIGIFGLHLPHIFTNAPFDFDPATGQLAATGTLFDLPALVIATLVTVVLVAGIRESASFNAVMVIIKVAVVLFVIFVGAMYVNPDNWFPFAPYGYTGVSLFGHTLMGQTGPNGEPLGVLAGAATIFFAYIGFDAVSTQAEEAKNPQRDVPIGIITSLVICTLLYIAVAAVLTGMVPYKEINVNAPVSDAFKQVGLPWAQFLISLGALTGITSVLLVLMLSQPRVFLAMARDGLVPQSFFGAVHEKFRTPWKSSILTGVSVGLMGAFIPLRILAELVNIGTLLAFVIVCAAVLVMRRINPDAPRPFRCPAVPLVPILGIFFCSVLMFSLPAENWLRLIIWLLLGFAIYFVYGRHHSVLARQL; translated from the coding sequence ATGCAGAACCAACTGTTTGCCAAGAAGACCTTGCACATGCTGGAAAAGGAAATGGCTGGTGAGAACCGGTTGCATCGGGTGCTGGGACCGGTGCAACTGACTGCGCTCGGCATTGGTGCCATTATTGGCACTGGCATATTTGTCCTCACTGGGATTGCGGCGCACGATAAAGTCGGCCCTGCGTTGACCTTGTCGTTTGTGGTTGCTGGCGCCGCCTGCGTGTTTGCTGCGCTATGTTATGCCGAGTTTGCTTCGATGGTGCCGGTTGCGGGGTCGGCATATACGTATGCCTATGCAACTCTTGGTGAGTTATTTGCGTGGATCATCGGATGGGATCTGGTCTTGGAGTATACGGTTGCGTCGGCAACGGTGGCGCATGGATGGTCACACTATTTCCAGGACTTCATAGGCATTTTCGGCTTGCACCTGCCGCATATATTTACTAATGCGCCCTTCGACTTCGATCCGGCAACGGGACAACTCGCCGCCACCGGAACCCTCTTTGATTTGCCAGCGCTCGTGATTGCAACTCTGGTCACTGTTGTGCTCGTCGCTGGTATCCGAGAAAGTGCGAGTTTTAATGCGGTGATGGTCATCATTAAAGTGGCGGTTGTCCTGTTTGTGATCTTCGTCGGGGCGATGTACGTCAATCCTGACAATTGGTTTCCATTTGCGCCCTATGGCTATACCGGAGTCAGTCTCTTTGGGCACACGTTGATGGGGCAGACTGGACCGAATGGCGAGCCGTTGGGCGTGTTGGCTGGTGCGGCGACGATCTTCTTCGCCTACATCGGTTTCGACGCGGTCTCGACTCAAGCCGAAGAAGCCAAGAATCCTCAGCGCGATGTGCCGATTGGCATTATCACCTCGCTGGTCATTTGTACGCTGCTGTACATTGCCGTGGCTGCGGTGCTGACCGGAATGGTGCCATACAAAGAAATCAATGTGAATGCACCGGTCTCGGATGCGTTCAAGCAGGTTGGCCTGCCCTGGGCGCAATTTCTCATTTCCCTTGGCGCGCTGACTGGTATTACCTCTGTGCTGTTGGTGTTGATGCTGAGCCAGCCACGGGTGTTCTTAGCAATGGCACGAGACGGGCTAGTTCCGCAAAGCTTTTTTGGTGCCGTGCATGAGAAGTTTCGTACACCGTGGAAATCCAGCATTTTGACCGGCGTATCGGTGGGATTAATGGGCGCGTTCATTCCGCTGCGTATTCTCGCGGAACTTGTGAATATCGGAACATTACTAGCGTTTGTGATTGTCTGCGCGGCGGTGTTAGTGATGCGGCGGATCAACCCCGATGCGCCACGACCTTTCCGGTGTCCAGCGGTGCCACTGGTGCCGATTCTTGGTATCTTCTTTTGTTCGGTGCTCATGTTCTCGCTGCCCGCCGAGAACTGGCTGCGCTTGATTATTTGGCTGCTGCTTGGATTTGCGATTTACTTTGTCTATGGCCGGCATCACAGTGTGTTGGCGCGGCAGTTGTAA
- a CDS encoding Uma2 family endonuclease, whose product MLQRSQRHYSEDDYFAVEASSGIKHEFYRGEIFAMAGASLAHNHISANILSVLRSAVRSHGCSAFGSDLRVKTPDGLFTYPDVMVVCGTIALTADRPDTITNPAVIVEVLSDATREYDQGEKFALYQAIPSLQEYLLIEQAHIHTTHWQRQPTGEWTAQTYTTLDAVVSFRTPGVVLPLRAIYAEVFASS is encoded by the coding sequence ATGTTGCAACGTTCGCAGCGTCATTACAGCGAAGACGATTACTTTGCCGTGGAAGCAAGCTCTGGCATCAAGCACGAGTTCTACAGGGGCGAAATCTTCGCCATGGCAGGAGCGTCGCTTGCCCACAATCATATCAGTGCGAACATTTTAAGCGTCTTGCGCAGTGCTGTTCGCTCGCATGGTTGTAGTGCTTTTGGTTCAGACTTACGCGTCAAAACTCCCGATGGGCTGTTTACCTATCCAGATGTGATGGTGGTTTGTGGCACCATTGCCCTTACCGCAGACCGTCCCGATACCATCACTAACCCTGCTGTCATCGTAGAGGTCCTCTCTGACGCGACACGTGAGTATGATCAGGGAGAGAAGTTTGCTCTTTATCAAGCTATTCCCTCGTTGCAGGAATATTTACTGATTGAACAAGCCCATATCCACACCACCCATTGGCAACGACAGCCGACGGGAGAGTGGACCGCGCAAACCTACACGACGCTCGACGCTGTCGTTTCCTTCCGCACTCCCGGTGTGGTGTTGCCGCTTCGGGCTATCTACGCTGAGGTTTTTGCCTCCTCGTAG